A genome region from candidate division KSB1 bacterium includes the following:
- a CDS encoding DUF3179 domain-containing protein, giving the protein MNKLFLTAIVAFLTLTCNSPNESTARSGSDASGGGSGDWLISENEIYDGGPGKDGIPALTEPDMTTGLSASYLTDRDLVIGVRVGESYKAYPHVILDWHEIINDEIGGRSLAITYCPLTGSGIGWNRRIRGTVTTFGVSGLLYNSNLIPYDRATDSNWSQMKLQAVEGTLSGARVNTCPVIETEWGTWKQMAPQTQVVSENTGYDRAYGRYPYGDYKTNQSKLLFPVSHTDQRLPGKTRVLGVTVSGESKAYPINSFGDLDVLNDMIGGQPVVIVGSSTHNFAVAYERRVNGEVLEFEPAADKALPVVMTDGSGSTWSVFGQAVDGDHADELLTSTDSYVAYWFAWAAFYPDTKL; this is encoded by the coding sequence ATGAATAAATTATTTTTAACAGCTATTGTAGCTTTTTTGACACTGACATGCAATTCGCCGAACGAATCCACGGCCCGGAGCGGATCGGATGCGTCGGGCGGCGGATCCGGTGACTGGCTGATTTCCGAAAACGAAATCTATGACGGCGGCCCGGGCAAGGACGGCATCCCGGCGCTTACAGAACCTGATATGACAACGGGATTGTCTGCGTCCTACCTGACTGACCGGGATCTGGTCATCGGGGTGCGGGTCGGAGAGTCGTACAAAGCCTATCCGCACGTTATTCTGGACTGGCATGAAATTATCAATGACGAGATCGGCGGGCGATCGTTGGCAATCACATATTGTCCGTTGACCGGGTCCGGGATCGGCTGGAACCGCAGGATCAGAGGTACGGTCACCACATTTGGTGTTTCCGGACTGTTGTACAACAGCAATCTGATCCCCTATGACCGGGCAACCGACAGCAACTGGTCGCAGATGAAATTGCAGGCCGTGGAAGGCACGCTTTCCGGGGCGCGCGTGAACACCTGTCCGGTGATCGAAACGGAATGGGGGACCTGGAAACAAATGGCGCCGCAGACGCAGGTGGTGTCTGAAAATACGGGCTATGACCGCGCCTACGGGCGTTATCCGTACGGCGATTACAAGACCAATCAGAGCAAACTGCTGTTTCCCGTATCTCACACCGATCAACGCCTGCCGGGTAAAACTCGTGTACTTGGCGTAACGGTGTCCGGTGAGTCAAAGGCGTATCCGATTAATTCATTCGGTGATCTTGATGTGCTGAATGATATGATCGGAGGTCAGCCTGTGGTCATTGTCGGCAGCAGTACGCACAATTTTGCGGTTGCTTATGAGCGACGGGTAAACGGTGAGGTTCTCGAGTTTGAACCGGCGGCGGATAAGGCCTTGCCGGTTGTGATGACGGACGGCAGCGGATCAACCTGGTCGGTGTTCGGGCAGGCGGTTGACGGTGATCATGCCGATGAGTTGCTGACGTCAACAGACTCGTATGTGGCGTACTGGTTTGCCTGGGCGGCGTTTTATCCGGATACCAAACTTTGA